One Alnus glutinosa chromosome 13, dhAlnGlut1.1, whole genome shotgun sequence genomic window, TAAGTAATTATATACAGCTCAAATAACGTAATTTGAGCTGCCATGGAATGCAATTTAGACCATCAACAAAAAGTTAACGACAAGCAGCATAGTGAGAATATAATTCAGCTTACTTTTCTATTATTCCACTACATATTACAGATAAACCAAATTACAGCACAACAGAATATGATTTCAACACAAAGTTCAAAAGAGTGAAATTTGGGTAAATCTTACTCTGTGATTAATAGAttggatttatatatatatatatatataaaaaaaaaaaaacccaagcaGATGGTCAACAAGGTAGTTGAACTGATCAGCTACAGATGGGGCAGAGCACCAAGCCATTCTCATTACACTCAGGGCATCTCACCACCACAGTGCTGCCGTGTGGCTGACCCACTCCCTCCTTCACCACCATCACCATCTTACAGCTCCCACTGCACTGAAAACAGGGCAAGAATCTCACGTCCCCACACCCTTCGCACACGCCAAGACCTCTCTTCTTTGGCAGCCCATCAAGAAGCTCACCCAGCAAACCCTCCTCCGCCATTTTCAACACCTCCTCCGCCCCACCCACATACCTCCCCTTCACAAACACTCTCGGGGGCACCATTGCGTCTCTCTCTGCTTTCCCTCTCATCAGCTCCCTCAGCTCCTCTCTGAACCCGCGGTCCATTGATATATCTCGTTCGGAGACCAACACTCCGAACCCTTGTATCGCACCCCTCACTGCATTGCACGCCTCGAAAGTCCTCCGCACGCCCCGCAACGTCGTCGTGTAGATCACCACTCTGTTCTCTCCCTTGGGCGGGCATAACCTCTCGTACTTGTCCAGGACCGAAGAGGGTCTCCAAAGGTTGTCGCTTTTCATACGGTTCGGGTCGGAGTTCTCtttgttggctttgtttgagTCTTTGAAGAAGCGGAAGCTGTCGGCGGTGTACTCTAGGCCGGCCATGAGCTCCCAGGAGTTGATGACCTCGGCTGGGTCCGAGCGGAGGATGGGGGGCCTGGGCTCGGACCAAAGAGACTTGGATTCGGAAAAGATGGAGCCGAGGGTGAACCGAGAAGGTGGGGTCGGTGGGGTTGTCGGTGACGGCGTGGTTGAGTGAGATGATGGTGGGTCGAGAGTGAGCAGGCCATAGGTGGTGGAGGTGAGCGAGACGATGTGGTGACTCAGTGCGGAGCTTCCGAGTTGGGTAAACTCGTCCTCGTGGTTGAGCAGATTGGAAGACACACACCCCATGTCTTTCTTTTGGGTCTTTGAGCTTCTTCTTCAATGCTCTTCCGAGTTTGAAAACCAAAGAGTGAGGGTGAGAGGGAacgagtgagagtgagagtaaGAGTGAGGACAAAAGGTTCACATACAAAGGGAGACTTTTTGGGAAtggaatttaatttaatttattattattttgtttaactttaaagaattaaataatgattttgtgTGTGGTAAAGATATGAACCgaacccttttaaaaaaaaaaaaaaagatatgaacAGAACAGTGTTTGTcattcaattttcaaaatctgTGTAAGGACAATTCTACTCCAACTTTGAGCGCCaaaaatttaattcaaattcaatgAGATAGTAGTATGTGTCCCCAATTGGAGCCTCGTTTTGCGTGAATATGGGCTAAATCTTTGGTGCTGGACTTTGTGGCCTCGGATTGGATAGCATAATAAAGGTGTATTGGACAATGGATACGAGTCgcaatttgtgtttttatgtagAGGAAACGAATTGTATTGAAGCAGAGGTAAAAATTTATATTAgtcaattttaatatatttatttaattaaatgggtcagttTCATTAATTATAagctgttaattttgtgtttagtTCATATTGAGTTCGTAGGTTGTGTGAAAAATTGTCAGCAAAAAATGTCGCATGTTAGATTCGGGTTTGGATCGTACCGAGATATAGGTTTAAGAATATATTGTTCAATC contains:
- the LOC133854815 gene encoding uncharacterized protein At5g39865-like produces the protein MGCVSSNLLNHEDEFTQLGSSALSHHIVSLTSTTYGLLTLDPPSSHSTTPSPTTPPTPPSRFTLGSIFSESKSLWSEPRPPILRSDPAEVINSWELMAGLEYTADSFRFFKDSNKANKENSDPNRMKSDNLWRPSSVLDKYERLCPPKGENRVVIYTTTLRGVRRTFEACNAVRGAIQGFGVLVSERDISMDRGFREELRELMRGKAERDAMVPPRVFVKGRYVGGAEEVLKMAEEGLLGELLDGLPKKRGLGVCEGCGDVRFLPCFQCSGSCKMVMVVKEGVGQPHGSTVVVRCPECNENGLVLCPICS